From one Planktothrix agardhii NIES-204 genomic stretch:
- the fus gene encoding translation elongation factor EF-G, with protein sequence MSETVTNFRNVAIVGPYLSGKTTLLESILSVTAATSRKGTAKDTNRVGDSSPEAKERNMSVEVNAASTEYGGIRFTFLDCPGSVEFAQETYNGLIGTGLAIVVCEADPGRILTLSPLFKFLDDWEIPHLVFINKMDRVCTDEERCVNSFTEILNALKSVSTRPVIPQQYPIGNGEQLVGFIDLITEQAYHYHSGAPSDPVPFPESLKEAEHLARQAMLEELANFDDHLLEELLEEIEPPQDEIVKDLKMELGADLIVPVLIGVAEQDHGVRVLLDALVREAPEPNITAERRRLKSSEGLPIAQVLKTYYSPQGGKLSLVRVWQGELTEGMTLNGVRPGGMYRMTGQQTQNVQTAKTGEIVALGRMEGIQTGDTLTTQGNQLKNPLPKAALLPAVYGWAITPENRKDEVKISTALSKMLDEDPALNWEQNSDTHEIILWGQGQIHLQVSLDRLRRKYNLPMVTNLPSIPYKETIRKTTNSHGRYKHQSGGHGQFGDVYLDIKPQPRGEGFNFGETIVGGSVPRQYIPGVETGVRDYLNQGPLGFPVVDIAVTLTNGSYHAVDSSEQAFKQAARLAMQSGMEKCEPILLEPITSVEICAPSDFTSQMFQLITGRRGQILGFEPMSDWKGWDKISAYIPQAEMQDLIVELRSLTLGVGYFNWQFDRLQEVPEKLTERILAAANGNGKS encoded by the coding sequence ATGTCAGAAACTGTCACAAACTTCCGTAATGTTGCCATTGTCGGCCCCTATTTAAGCGGAAAAACCACACTTTTAGAGAGTATTTTATCCGTCACGGCCGCCACATCTCGCAAGGGAACGGCAAAAGATACTAACCGGGTTGGAGATAGTTCTCCAGAAGCGAAAGAACGAAATATGAGTGTAGAAGTTAATGCCGCTAGTACCGAATATGGTGGCATTCGTTTTACCTTTTTAGACTGTCCGGGTTCTGTAGAATTTGCCCAAGAAACCTATAATGGTTTAATCGGTACTGGATTAGCTATTGTGGTTTGTGAAGCTGATCCCGGCCGGATTTTAACCCTATCTCCTCTGTTCAAATTCTTAGATGATTGGGAAATTCCCCATCTGGTTTTTATTAATAAAATGGATCGGGTTTGTACCGATGAAGAACGTTGCGTTAACAGTTTTACTGAAATCTTAAATGCCTTAAAATCAGTTTCCACCCGTCCAGTAATTCCCCAACAATATCCCATTGGTAACGGGGAACAATTGGTCGGTTTTATTGATTTAATTACCGAACAAGCCTATCATTATCATTCCGGTGCTCCGTCTGATCCAGTCCCCTTTCCAGAATCCTTAAAAGAGGCTGAACACCTCGCCCGTCAAGCAATGTTAGAGGAGTTAGCTAATTTTGACGATCATTTATTAGAAGAACTATTAGAAGAAATTGAACCGCCTCAAGATGAAATTGTTAAGGATTTAAAAATGGAATTGGGGGCGGATTTAATTGTCCCGGTATTAATAGGAGTTGCTGAACAAGATCACGGGGTGCGGGTGCTGTTGGATGCCTTAGTTCGGGAAGCTCCAGAACCGAATATTACCGCAGAACGTCGGAGGCTAAAATCCTCGGAAGGGTTGCCCATTGCCCAGGTGTTGAAAACCTATTATAGCCCCCAAGGCGGTAAGCTCTCCCTGGTGCGGGTTTGGCAGGGGGAACTGACCGAAGGTATGACATTAAATGGGGTACGACCTGGGGGAATGTATCGGATGACCGGACAACAAACCCAAAACGTACAAACAGCAAAAACTGGGGAAATTGTGGCTTTGGGACGGATGGAAGGAATTCAAACTGGAGATACTTTAACCACTCAAGGAAATCAATTAAAAAATCCCTTACCAAAAGCGGCTTTACTTCCTGCGGTTTATGGCTGGGCTATTACTCCAGAAAACCGTAAAGATGAGGTTAAAATTAGTACGGCTTTATCTAAAATGTTAGATGAAGATCCGGCGTTAAATTGGGAACAAAATAGTGATACCCACGAGATTATTTTATGGGGTCAAGGTCAAATTCATTTGCAAGTAAGTTTAGATCGGTTACGGCGTAAATATAATTTACCGATGGTAACTAATTTACCGAGTATTCCCTATAAAGAAACGATTCGCAAAACTACTAATTCCCACGGCCGTTATAAACATCAAAGTGGTGGTCATGGACAGTTTGGGGATGTGTATTTAGATATTAAACCTCAGCCTCGCGGGGAAGGGTTTAATTTTGGGGAAACTATTGTTGGGGGTTCGGTTCCCCGTCAATATATTCCGGGGGTGGAAACGGGAGTTCGAGACTATTTAAACCAGGGGCCATTAGGGTTTCCAGTAGTAGATATAGCGGTGACATTAACTAATGGTTCCTATCATGCAGTTGATAGTTCGGAACAGGCTTTTAAACAGGCTGCCCGGTTAGCAATGCAGTCGGGAATGGAGAAATGTGAGCCAATTTTATTGGAACCTATTACTTCGGTTGAAATTTGTGCACCGAGTGATTTTACTTCCCAAATGTTTCAGTTAATTACTGGACGACGGGGGCAAATTTTAGGCTTTGAACCGATGTCGGACTGGAAGGGATGGGATAAGATTTCTGCCTATATTCCCCAGGCGGAAATGCAGGATTTAATTGTAGAATTGCGTTCATTAACTTTAGGAGTAGGTTATTTTAATTGGCAATTTGATCGTTTACAGGAAGTTCCTGAAAAGTTAACGGAACGGATTTTGGCGGCGGCTAATGGCAATGGGAAATCGTAG
- a CDS encoding branched-chain alpha-keto acid dehydrogenase subunit E2, translating to MAIHEVFMPALSSTMTEGKIVSWQKSPGDKIEKGETVLIVESDKADMDVESFYEGYLATIITPAGEAAPVGNTIALIAETQGEIEQAKQKAASATPATPAAVAQPVAASPVAATAVVATPTPPKNRRIIASPRARKLAKELNLDLATLTGSGPNGRIIAEDVETASGRPAAVQTPSQIPAPAVSKPMTAPTPATVPLGQVAPMNTLQNAVVRNMTASLSVPVFRVGYTITTDGLDQLYKQLKSKGVTMTALLAKAVAMTLQKHPILNASYVENGIQYRAGINIAIAVAMPDGGLITPVLKNADQIDLYSLSRTWKDLVERSRAKQLQPDEYSSGTFTLSNLGMFGVDKFDAILPPGQGSILAIGASRPQLVVSADGSMAVKRQMQVNITCDHRIIYGADAATFLQSLAKLIETNVQSLTM from the coding sequence ATGGCCATTCATGAAGTTTTTATGCCCGCCCTGAGTTCCACCATGACCGAGGGTAAAATCGTTTCTTGGCAAAAATCCCCCGGTGATAAAATTGAAAAGGGCGAAACGGTCTTGATCGTTGAGTCGGATAAGGCGGATATGGATGTGGAATCCTTCTATGAAGGGTATCTGGCCACGATTATTACTCCGGCCGGAGAAGCTGCCCCCGTGGGTAATACCATTGCCTTAATCGCGGAAACTCAAGGGGAAATTGAACAGGCGAAACAAAAAGCCGCCTCTGCTACCCCGGCTACCCCCGCCGCCGTAGCCCAACCCGTTGCAGCTAGTCCCGTAGCAGCCACGGCCGTTGTCGCAACCCCGACCCCCCCTAAAAATCGCCGAATTATTGCTTCTCCTCGCGCCCGCAAATTGGCCAAGGAACTCAATTTAGATTTAGCAACCTTAACCGGAAGTGGGCCAAATGGTCGGATCATTGCGGAAGACGTGGAAACAGCATCGGGACGTCCGGCTGCGGTTCAGACTCCCTCCCAAATCCCGGCTCCGGCTGTTAGTAAGCCCATGACAGCCCCAACTCCAGCAACTGTTCCCCTGGGTCAAGTTGCCCCGATGAATACCCTCCAAAACGCCGTGGTCAGAAATATGACCGCGAGTTTATCGGTGCCGGTATTCCGGGTGGGATATACGATTACAACGGATGGGTTGGATCAGCTTTATAAACAACTGAAATCTAAGGGTGTCACCATGACGGCACTCTTAGCAAAAGCGGTGGCGATGACGTTACAAAAACATCCGATTTTGAATGCCAGTTATGTAGAAAATGGGATTCAATATCGGGCGGGAATTAATATTGCGATCGCCGTGGCTATGCCCGATGGTGGTTTAATTACTCCGGTATTAAAAAATGCCGATCAAATTGATCTTTATTCCCTGTCTCGGACTTGGAAAGATTTAGTTGAAAGGTCTAGGGCGAAACAGTTACAACCCGATGAATATAGCAGTGGAACCTTTACTCTCTCCAATTTAGGAATGTTTGGAGTCGATAAGTTTGATGCGATTTTACCTCCGGGTCAAGGTTCAATTTTAGCCATCGGTGCGTCCCGTCCCCAATTAGTGGTTTCTGCCGATGGTTCTATGGCGGTTAAACGCCAAATGCAAGTGAATATTACTTGTGATCACCGGATTATTTATGGGGCGGATGCGGCGACATTCCTACAAAGTTTGGCTAAATTGATTGAAACTAATGTTCAGTCGTTGACTATGTAA
- the fadD gene encoding putative long-chain-fatty-acid--CoA ligase, whose product MIHSTHWRSLYSSVQSVPEIWPILDQNVGQIIALDDPHGKPEFRLSYSQLWEKIQEFATGLQNLGIESTTNSLPPRIALFSDDSPRWIIADQGILTAGAADVVRGATADPLELAYILKDSGSTALVVENFSLLKKLRSQIEDLPIQFVILLSDETPNSRDLPTIPVLNFNQLIETGKKTSLKPSKSHQNTLATLLYTSGTTGQPKGVMLTHKNLLHQINAIPDVIQPEPGEIFLSILPTWHTFGRTGQYFCLFQGCTVVYTNIRYFKQDLKQFKPHYMISVPRIWEAIHESAQKQFREQSEQKQKIVDLCFSLSEKYIFARRIAQGLTLDLKPASGSEKLLAQLKTWVYTPFQIIGDRLVYQKVREATGGQLKFAISGGGSLAMYLENFYEIVGINLLVGYGLTETAPVLSARREWHNLRGSSGKPIPETEICIVDPETRQILPSGQTGLILARGPQVMTGYFENPQATAKAIDPEGWFDTGDLGWLSPQNDLVLTGRAKDTIVLTNGENIEPQAIEDACLRSPYIDQIMLVGQDQKNLGALIVPNLDTLKQWAIRQNLTLKLPEETVTQTQEITLESPIIQNLFREELNREVKNRPSYRIDDRIGQFQLLAEPFSIENGMLTQTLKVKRPVVMEHYRDMINKMYETVTR is encoded by the coding sequence ATGATCCACTCAACTCACTGGCGTTCCCTCTATTCTTCTGTACAATCTGTTCCTGAAATCTGGCCAATTTTGGATCAAAATGTTGGTCAAATTATTGCTTTAGATGACCCCCACGGGAAACCGGAATTCCGTCTGAGCTATTCCCAACTATGGGAAAAAATTCAAGAATTTGCCACGGGGTTACAAAACTTAGGCATAGAATCCACCACCAATAGTCTACCACCACGGATTGCTCTGTTTTCTGATGATAGCCCCCGTTGGATCATTGCGGATCAAGGGATCTTAACCGCCGGAGCCGCCGATGTGGTACGCGGGGCGACGGCTGACCCCTTAGAATTAGCTTATATTCTTAAAGATAGTGGGAGTACCGCCCTAGTTGTCGAAAACTTTTCCCTATTAAAAAAATTGCGATCGCAAATTGAAGATTTACCGATTCAATTTGTAATTTTATTATCGGATGAAACACCAAATTCCAGAGATTTACCGACTATTCCGGTATTGAATTTTAATCAATTAATTGAAACTGGAAAAAAAACAAGTCTCAAACCTTCTAAATCTCACCAAAACACCTTAGCTACCCTGCTCTATACTTCGGGAACAACCGGACAACCGAAAGGAGTAATGTTAACCCATAAAAACCTATTACATCAAATTAATGCCATTCCCGATGTGATTCAACCCGAACCCGGAGAAATATTTCTGAGTATTCTTCCCACTTGGCATACCTTCGGACGCACCGGACAATATTTTTGTTTATTCCAAGGGTGTACGGTTGTTTATACCAATATTCGCTATTTTAAACAGGATTTAAAGCAATTTAAACCCCATTATATGATTAGTGTGCCTCGAATTTGGGAAGCTATTCATGAAAGCGCACAAAAACAATTTCGAGAACAGTCAGAACAGAAACAAAAAATTGTTGATCTCTGCTTTTCCTTGAGTGAAAAATACATTTTTGCCCGTCGCATTGCCCAGGGATTAACTTTAGATTTAAAGCCCGCTTCTGGTTCCGAAAAACTTCTGGCTCAGTTAAAAACTTGGGTATACACTCCCTTTCAAATTATCGGCGATCGCTTAGTCTATCAAAAAGTGCGAGAAGCCACCGGAGGACAACTCAAATTTGCCATTAGTGGGGGTGGTTCCTTAGCTATGTATCTGGAAAATTTCTATGAAATCGTCGGAATTAACTTATTAGTCGGATATGGCTTAACTGAAACCGCCCCGGTATTAAGTGCCCGTCGAGAATGGCATAATTTACGCGGATCATCGGGAAAACCCATCCCAGAAACCGAAATCTGCATCGTTGACCCCGAAACCCGCCAAATTCTGCCCTCTGGTCAAACCGGGTTAATTTTAGCCAGGGGGCCCCAGGTGATGACCGGGTATTTTGAAAATCCCCAAGCAACGGCCAAAGCTATTGATCCAGAGGGTTGGTTTGATACCGGAGATTTAGGTTGGTTATCCCCGCAAAATGACTTGGTATTAACTGGTCGTGCTAAAGATACTATTGTTTTAACCAATGGCGAAAATATCGAACCCCAAGCCATAGAAGATGCCTGTTTACGCAGTCCCTATATTGATCAAATCATGTTAGTCGGTCAGGATCAAAAAAATTTAGGAGCATTAATTGTTCCGAATTTAGATACTTTAAAACAGTGGGCAATTCGACAAAATCTGACCCTGAAACTACCTGAAGAAACCGTCACCCAAACTCAGGAAATCACCCTAGAGAGTCCCATCATTCAAAACCTATTCAGGGAAGAACTCAACCGAGAAGTTAAAAACCGTCCGAGTTATCGAATTGATGATCGAATTGGCCAATTTCAGTTATTGGCAGAACCCTTTTCCATAGAAAACGGAATGTTAACCCAAACATTGAAGGTCAAACGCCCCGTTGTAATGGAACATTACCGCGATATGATTAACAAAATGTATGAAACCGTCACCCGCTAA
- a CDS encoding CRISPR-associated RAMP protein, whose amino-acid sequence MSPNPWERSNQSGQAKPKPSGTLNPATQKADPKPKKIITVGGSGGGGGNSGSGGGGGGSNRPNKPSPWLDNENEPLPDKTASFVEYLRWMRSPDTEHKDATKVQILQMAEENANYQQRLQQLTDRTKLIAGEGNSFQVKCPWRIRVGGHRGPESILLPAFDALGMPYIPSSSLRGVARNQAIREIMSKEKVDWKEAEKRVAPWFGSLEEKGENRSGKVVFLDAYPLPNQDGLMVDMANNIWKWEGNDCKYNPNPNPFLSLKEPMFLIGLRLASGCTDIEVLNQVKKWLVKGLQAGIGSQVNTGYGELMKAGEARPKEEFFSLEFTLQGQLIHGRQKFTQWNWNDNRQNWQHRGQAEAEVRPVAFKSMLRYWFRSLALGVLPVGEVPVWENKLFGGINNPQREWGWIRVEILEGKVTQKEPKPNYQGKDDPCGEQEGTLTFSYALGCPTETKTRQAIANLMKNLTWLMFHLGGIGQGARRPCYSRQTRERAPWWRGSTLIPNDDNSFWELPDNVQILKQKFQTHLKNFYQGFSQLPNIPNLRAVNNPINLGQVRQDNWKEAIDANCRIIVCAGNSQQEKPYALATLHSPDFKITKGQYKDYDGNLCGQVSRGVKPSPVWIADLEDYQVVTIFGATENPRKSYLEKLKQNTLKDNFAQIWPLN is encoded by the coding sequence ATGTCACCTAATCCTTGGGAACGCTCTAATCAATCGGGACAAGCAAAGCCTAAACCATCGGGAACACTTAACCCTGCTACTCAAAAAGCTGACCCTAAACCAAAAAAAATTATTACGGTTGGTGGTAGCGGTGGTGGCGGTGGCAATAGTGGCTCTGGTGGCGGTGGCGGGGGTTCCAATAGACCTAATAAACCGTCACCTTGGCTTGACAATGAAAATGAACCTTTACCCGATAAAACGGCGAGTTTTGTAGAATATTTGCGGTGGATGCGATCGCCCGATACTGAACACAAGGATGCTACAAAAGTTCAAATTCTGCAAATGGCGGAGGAAAATGCTAACTATCAACAACGCCTTCAACAATTAACAGACCGGACAAAATTAATTGCGGGTGAAGGAAACAGTTTTCAAGTCAAATGTCCTTGGCGAATTCGTGTAGGTGGGCATCGGGGGCCAGAAAGTATTTTACTCCCGGCTTTTGATGCTTTGGGAATGCCTTATATCCCATCTTCTAGTTTGCGAGGTGTGGCTAGAAACCAAGCTATTCGGGAAATTATGTCTAAGGAAAAAGTAGACTGGAAAGAAGCTGAGAAACGGGTAGCACCTTGGTTTGGTTCTCTTGAAGAAAAAGGGGAAAACCGCTCTGGAAAAGTTGTATTTTTAGACGCCTATCCCCTACCAAATCAAGATGGATTAATGGTCGATATGGCAAATAATATTTGGAAATGGGAGGGAAATGATTGCAAGTATAATCCTAATCCTAATCCATTTTTATCTTTAAAAGAACCGATGTTTTTAATTGGTTTACGGTTAGCCAGTGGATGTACTGATATTGAAGTCTTAAACCAAGTTAAGAAATGGTTAGTTAAAGGACTACAAGCGGGAATTGGTTCTCAAGTAAATACGGGTTATGGAGAACTAATGAAAGCAGGAGAAGCACGACCGAAAGAGGAGTTTTTCAGCTTAGAATTTACCTTACAAGGTCAACTGATTCATGGGCGACAAAAGTTCACCCAGTGGAACTGGAATGATAACCGTCAAAATTGGCAACATCGGGGTCAAGCGGAAGCAGAAGTACGTCCTGTGGCGTTTAAATCCATGCTAAGATATTGGTTTAGAAGTTTAGCGTTAGGTGTTTTACCTGTAGGAGAAGTTCCAGTTTGGGAAAATAAACTATTTGGAGGGATTAATAATCCTCAACGGGAATGGGGTTGGATTAGAGTTGAAATTTTAGAAGGAAAAGTGACTCAAAAAGAACCTAAACCAAATTATCAAGGTAAAGATGATCCCTGTGGAGAACAGGAAGGAACTTTAACTTTTTCCTATGCGCTGGGTTGTCCAACAGAAACAAAAACCAGGCAAGCGATTGCTAATTTAATGAAGAATTTAACTTGGTTAATGTTTCATTTAGGTGGGATTGGACAGGGAGCAAGACGACCTTGTTATTCTCGTCAAACCCGTGAACGTGCCCCTTGGTGGAGAGGCTCAACGTTAATTCCTAATGATGATAATTCGTTCTGGGAATTACCGGATAATGTGCAAATATTAAAACAGAAGTTCCAAACGCATCTAAAAAATTTTTATCAAGGATTTTCTCAACTGCCGAATATTCCTAATCTTCGTGCTGTTAATAATCCGATTAATTTAGGACAAGTGCGTCAAGATAATTGGAAAGAAGCAATTGATGCCAACTGCCGAATTATTGTTTGTGCTGGCAACTCTCAACAGGAAAAACCTTATGCTTTAGCTACGTTACATAGTCCTGATTTTAAAATTACTAAAGGTCAATATAAGGATTATGACGGCAATTTATGTGGTCAAGTCAGTCGCGGGGTTAAACCTTCTCCGGTTTGGATTGCAGATTTAGAAGATTATCAAGTTGTCACGATATTTGGAGCAACAGAAAACCCTCGAAAATCTTATCTTGAGAAGTTAAAACAGAATACTCTCAAAGATAACTTTGCTCAAATTTGGCCACTAAATTAA
- a CDS encoding zinc-containing alcohol dehydrogenase gives MKAVLMTEVGEPNVLQLQEIPDPQIKSDTEILVRLKAAGINPVDTKLRSRGTFYPDQMPAILGCDGAGIVEAIGSEVKKFQVGDAVYFCNGGLGAEAGNYAELVIIDEKFASLKPQSLSFVEAAAAPLVLITAWEALYDRGRLQPGQKVLIHGGAGGVGYMAIQLALLQGAEVATTVSSADTATLVQELGADLVINYKETNFVDQILEWTGGEGVDLAFDTIGDGVFYQTVFAVKNYGDLVTILEPDPKLGNLKEARLRNLRISLELMLTPMLQDRVHDQLDQTKILQQCARLIDEGKLKILVNKTFPLASASEAHKVLEAGGMKGKLVLTIE, from the coding sequence ATGAAAGCAGTTCTCATGACAGAAGTTGGGGAACCAAATGTTTTACAACTTCAAGAAATACCCGATCCTCAAATTAAATCTGATACTGAGATTTTAGTCCGTTTAAAGGCGGCGGGAATTAATCCGGTTGATACCAAATTACGCAGTCGGGGTACTTTTTATCCCGATCAAATGCCCGCTATTTTGGGTTGTGATGGGGCGGGAATTGTAGAAGCCATCGGTTCAGAAGTTAAAAAATTTCAAGTCGGAGATGCGGTTTATTTTTGCAATGGGGGTTTGGGTGCAGAAGCGGGCAATTATGCGGAATTAGTTATTATTGATGAAAAATTTGCCAGCTTGAAACCCCAAAGTTTGAGTTTTGTGGAGGCGGCGGCGGCTCCTTTAGTTTTAATTACCGCTTGGGAAGCATTGTATGATCGGGGACGATTACAACCGGGACAAAAGGTGTTAATTCATGGCGGTGCGGGTGGGGTGGGTTATATGGCGATTCAGTTAGCCCTATTACAAGGAGCAGAAGTTGCCACAACCGTTAGTTCCGCCGATACTGCGACTTTGGTGCAGGAGTTGGGGGCAGATTTAGTGATTAATTATAAAGAAACTAATTTTGTCGATCAAATATTAGAATGGACGGGGGGAGAAGGAGTTGATTTAGCTTTTGATACTATTGGCGATGGGGTTTTTTATCAAACAGTTTTTGCGGTTAAAAATTATGGGGATTTGGTAACTATTTTAGAACCCGATCCAAAATTAGGAAATTTGAAAGAAGCTCGGTTACGGAATTTAAGAATTAGTTTGGAGTTGATGTTAACGCCGATGTTACAAGATCGGGTTCATGATCAATTGGATCAAACTAAAATTCTGCAACAATGCGCTCGGTTAATTGATGAAGGGAAATTAAAAATATTAGTCAATAAAACTTTTCCCTTAGCATCAGCATCGGAAGCTCACAAAGTATTAGAAGCAGGCGGAATGAAAGGTAAATTGGTGTTAACAATAGAATAA
- a CDS encoding glutaredoxin: MLDALNNLLGRHPERNQANVEIYTWQTCPFCIRAKLLLWWKGVDFTEYKIDGDDVARNQMAERANGRRTVPQIFINNQHIGGCDDLYQLDGEGKLEPRLAEPA, from the coding sequence ATGTTAGATGCTCTTAATAATTTGTTAGGTCGCCATCCTGAACGAAATCAAGCTAACGTAGAAATTTATACTTGGCAAACCTGCCCCTTTTGTATTCGAGCTAAACTGTTATTGTGGTGGAAAGGGGTTGATTTTACAGAATATAAAATAGATGGGGATGATGTCGCCCGAAATCAAATGGCAGAAAGGGCAAATGGACGACGCACAGTTCCCCAAATTTTTATTAATAATCAACATATTGGGGGTTGTGATGATCTCTATCAATTAGATGGAGAAGGAAAACTAGAACCCCGATTAGCTGAACCTGCTTAA